In the Bartonella apihabitans genome, GTCTTTGGCAGCACCAATACCAGTCAGCCACCGTTCGACTATTATAAGGCCGGGAGCAATACGGGAACCAGCAAAATTGTGCAAGATACGTTCAGAGATTATTTCGGCTTTAATGTGGATGACCCACAGGTGGCCAATATTTCTGCCGATGACATGAAATCTTTCATTGATCGGACCATTCAGTAAACTTTTTGATGATCCGAGTTGGAATACAAATTTTTCACGTGCCCAAGACGGCGAAGTGTCGAGACGCATTTCGCCCAGCGGTGAAAATGCCGATATTTCGGCAAGCGCCAATGATGCGGGCTTCCGTCAGGCCATGAAAAATATGATCCTCGTGGCCGAATTCGGTAATATCGGGTTATCGACGGACGCTCAGGGGGCAATTGCCGATCGCGCACGGGCTTCTTCAAATAACAAATCGACGGGTAGTGCTATTAACGAAATTATTACGTCGGCGTCCAATCTTGGTAATTCGCAAAGTCGCGTCACCAATGCCACTAATCATATTAATGCACAGCTCAGTATTTTGAACCAGACACGCAATGACATGATTGGTGCTGATCCGACCGAAGCAAGTGCGAAGATGATTCAGCTTCAGAACGTATTACAAATTTCATATACTATGACAGCTCGTATCAGTAAGATGACATTGGCCAATTATATTTAAATTAATCCTTTTGGGTTAAATAATACGGATATGATATCTGGGGAATTTTGATGTATCAGATGCGGTACGAAGATGTAATGGAAGACGATCAGATGGGTGCTCGCGAACGCGAGAGTATTTTGTTCGATCGTTGTATAAAAATGCTGCGGGCTGCCCAGAAGGCCGGGCCAAGCACGCGCGAGACATATGAAGCGGTAGCATTCACACGTAAATTATGGATTATTTTAATTGAAGACTTGGGACTGGCGGAAAATGCACTGCCGACAGAACTGAAGGCGTCTCTGATTTCTATCGGTTTCTTTATTTTGAAAGAAATCCAGAGATTGGAGAATGGGGAAACAGCAGACTTTGATGCTTTGGTGGAAATCTCTAAATCCATCAGAGACGGTCTTGCTACAAATCCGGAGAAAAGTGAAAATGACTGATAAGACGATGCATATAACATTACGGCCAAATGAAAAGTTTTACCTTAACGGCGCTGTGTTACGCCCCGATCGTAAGGTAACTTTGGAGCTCTTGAATGATGCGACCTTTCTTCTTGAAGCTCATGTAATGCAAGCTGAAGATACAAATACACCGCTAAAGCAGCTTTATTTCACTGCACAGGTGATGCTGATTGATCCTGATACAGCCGACAAGACAGTAATGATTTTCATTGAAATGCTTGGCAAAATGCTCCGCACTTACAATGATCCGATCATTCTGGAAGGCCTGCGCAAATGCATTGATTTGACCGAACAAGATAAGATTTTTGACGTTTTGAAAGTCATTCGCGGATTGTTCGATAGAGAAGCAACCATAATGGGCAAAAAGCCTGCGGTTGAAAAGGAACAAAAAACCGCCTGATGTTAGGAGAAAGTTCATGACCATAAGTGCTGTAGACAACAATACATCAAGCCTTATGAAATATACTCCGGCAACCAATTCGGCTGCCGGAAAGTCCACCGCAGCAACATCCAATTTTGCTTCAGAAACGCAAGCTGCGTCCGACAAAGATAACACGTCGACGACAAATACAAATACTTCGACAACATCAACAACGTCTTCAACTTCCGGTACGGGTAGTACAACTTCTTCCGGGAATACCACTGGAAGCACCAGCTCGGATTCCAAGACGGCGAATGCAGATTATAATACTTTCATCAAGTTGCTTATTGCCCAGATGAAAAATCAGGATCCGACCAAACCAATGGATTCGACCGAATTTGTTTCACAATTGGCAAGTTTTTCGGCTGTCGAGCAGCAACAGCAGACAAATACCAAACTTGATACAATGGCACAATCGCTCAAGAACATTATGGTTGATGGGCCAATTTCCCGTGCGGAAGGTTATGTCGGCAAATATCTTTCGTTTACAGACGAAAAAGGTGCTGTAACTGCTGGTACCGTCCAGTCGGTTACAATTTATAGCGACGGTTTGATCGCTAAACTCGATAATGGAAAAGACTTGCTTATCGGGCCAAGGCGTTACAGTCATGAATAGTCAACCGAAACAAGCTTGAGTTTTGTTGCGGGAGCTTGAGAATGAATGAAGCCGATGCCGTTGATATGGTAACTGCTGCGATTTGGACTATTTTGGTAGCAAGCGGTCCGGCCGTTGGCGCTGCTATGGCAATAGGCATTGTCATTGCTCTTTTTCAAGCTCTTACCCAGATACAGGAAATGACATTGACATTTATTCCAAAAATAGTTGTCATTTTCGTTGTCCTCGCATTGACTGCTTCTTTTGTCGGCGGGCAAATTTATTCTTTCACCCAATTGGTTTACGGGCGAATTGAATCGAGCTTTTAAAAAGTGAACGGCATTGATAGCAAGAATTAGCTATTGATGTCATGTAATAAGCCTCGACAAAAAACCACATAGAAAAGTAAAACCAAATAAACCTGTCACTTATTGTGTTTTCTGCTCAACAGCGCTTCGGGCTGGCATTTTACGGGCTTAAACGCGAATGCAGTCGCGTTTTTCTTTCATAAGTTATTTTATATGCTGCCAAAGGCTGTTGGTTGGCCTGAACAATAAAAGCCCCAATTGATGCGCCGTAAAATCGAAATTGGTAGAAGCTATTTTTGCTGGTGTGTCTAAAGGCAAAAGAGAACGAAGAGGAGGTGAAACAAATCTTCTCTTCGGGCCGTTGAAACGCAATGGAATAGCGTTGAGCCTTTTCTATCCCGAATGACTGGACTGAAACGTTTTTGCGATGATTGTCCGGTTAATCAAAACTCGTTCTTCAATCAGATTTCATTCTGTTTTATAGGGAAAACTTTGCCACTTTGGATGAATTCGTTGTTTGCGGATACTTTCACGGGGCTATTGATCAATCGGAATTTTGCTCATCAACACAATCACATCAAAGAAAGTGGGTTGGTAATCGGTAAAACGGCATATGTGCCGCTTTAATGGCAATTCTGAAGAGCATTTGCATTTCTATCTCGAAGACTGTGAATGGCGCTTCAATGACGGGGGAATTCATAAAAACATTGTCAGCAGGGGTAAAATGGTTATCTTTCACCCTTATTCATATTCCCCCAACACAATTACATAAAAAATGGAAATAGCTGTAGAGCTATTTCCACACTTATTCGATTAATTTAACAACACTTCAATCAGGAAGATCAGATATCTTCCTTCTCGTTGAGTGTCGAGACATTTGTGTCCCGTTGAATATTTTCCGGCGAGACAATATCCGTATCCCCCGCCGGCAAAGTTGTAGCCTTCCCGGTCTTTATGGAGGAAGTTTCATTATGTGTCTTGTCAGCTTTGGCGGCATCAACTTTTTTATCAGTGTGCTTACCGTCAGAAGGCAAGGGCGGCAAATCGGAATTTGTCTTTGCTGCCGTTTTAGGACTGCTCTTGGTTACATTGTCCGTATTGACGGAATCTGAACTACGAGCATTGATACTATCAGCATTTTCAGCATCAGAAGAACCATCCGACAAAGTAATTTTATCAGTAAAATCGTCTGAAACTTTCAAAGTTTCATTATCAATTCCGTTGACTTTCTCATGCAGATCCAAGCCATTACTATTATCCGCTTTTCCATCAACACTATTATCAGACCGTCCTTGGACAGCTTCAAAGAGCTTTTCCATTTCAGCGCGTGCTTCATCAAGATTTTTCTGATGAAAAGCCTCTTCAGAAGCAGTTTGTTGCTCTTTTATAAGCTCTGTAATGTGAGCCATTATTTCTGCGACGCTTGCAGATATCGGATAATGCGGCCTCGGTTCTACAATAGGTACTTGTTCGACAACCGAGTCGGTCCTAGCCGTCTCATTAGAAGGCGTCGCTACTCGCACTGTCGTCAACGAACGGGCGCCAGATGTAGCATCAACCGGTTGCATAATTACTCTCCAAAACTCTTAACAAGCCCCAATCTTCATGATTTTCCTTGTTATGTTTCGAGCTCCTCATAAGCCTTAATGGCATAATATTCTATTTATCCGGAAAATGCAACAATTCTCGTTATTTTTTGATTTGTCAAACGAAATATAAAGAAGCAGATACACCTTTTAAACAGTTTTGTTTCATATTTTTTGTTAGAACAGATCTGCTATTAACAATGTTCTTTCCCTTCCGAATCTTAAAAATTTTATTTAAAAACCGGATATGAAAATATAAAACATCTTTTTAATCAGATAATTAAGAAAATATATTATATATAAGAATCGACAGAAAATTGGAAATTACGCTTAAGAAGTACTTTTTTAAATTGTATGAGCAAATGGTTTAATCAAACAATTTTATTGAAAAAATTGATTATCCCATTCGTTCAGAAGCATAACTTCCCGGTGTAGCCGGAAACACGACGGTCCGGTTATCGTTGATAAAAACACGATGATGAATATGGGCATGGATAGCACGTGCGAGAACCTGTGCTTCAACATCCCGCCCCAGAGCAACATAATCGTCAGCATTTTGAGCATGCGTCACGCGCACGATATCCTGCTCTATAATTGGTCCTTCATCAAGATCGGCAGTTACGTAATGGGCTGTTGCTCCGATAATCTTTACACCGCGCTGGAAAGCCTGCTTATAAGGATTTGCCCCTTTGAAACTAGGCAAAAAGGAATGATGAATATTGATAATTTGTCCCGGCATTTCTTTACAAAGCCGATCCGACAGGATTTGCATATAGCGAGCCAGGACAACAAGTTCTGTTCCTGTCTCTGAGATAATTTCGAATAATCTATCTTCGGATTCTTGCTTGCGGTCTTTGTGGACAGGGATATGGTAAAATGGCAGATCGTTATTAACGACCAATTTTTGATAGTCCAAATGGTTGGAGACGACCCCGACGATATCGATTGGCAAAGCACCTATCCGCCAGCGATAGAGTAAATCGTTGAGACAATGACCGAATTTCGACACCATGACGAGAACCTTCATGTGATCCCGCGTATCAAAAAAATTGGCTTTCATAGAAAATTCTTGAGCAATCGGACGAAATGCGTCTTCAAGATCATGAATAGCTTTGCCGCCTTCACTGTCAAAACCGATACGACAGAAAAATTTTTTAGAAATCGGGTCGTCGAATTGTGAACTATTGACAATATTGCATGTATTTTTTGCTAAAAATGTTGAAATTGCAGCAATAATTCCTCTTTTTGCAGGGCATATGACGGTTAAAACGAAACTAGACATGGTCATTCAGAAAACTGTCCTATCGGTTAAATTGAGGTTATTCATAGCGCTTGTCTGTTGATATCAAGTTCGCTCAAAGGACTGTTTAAGCAAATATTATGAACATAAAGTTATTTTCTCTTCTTGAAACCGAGGCTTAATATTCTTTTTTGGAAAATTCCGATATACACATATTCCACTTTATAAACATAGCAATTTTCCGCATCCGGTTATAAAATGCGACGGGTTTTGTGAAGAAACAAAATCGGTTTCATCAACTCTATTTGGCATGATCTAAAGTGTTATCGAATAAAAAACCGGGGTGGTTTGTAGCTATTGTCGGGCCGAGTGGTGCCGGAAAAGACACAATTATAAACGCCGTTCATCAGGCTCTCAAAAATAATCCGGAATTTCTTTTTGTTCGCCGGACGATTACGCGAAAGGCGGGCATAAACAGCTTTGACGGTCATGATGAAACATCACAAAACATTGGAAATGAAGATAATATAGGCGTTACACTTGAGAAGTTTTTTGAACTTTCTGAAAAAGCTTCATTTTCGTTACAATGGTTTGCTCATGGTATCCATTATGCTTTACCGATCGGTATTGTAGACGAGGTTCGTAAAGGGAAAATTGTCATTGCCAATGTCTCACGCGCAGAGCTCAAGCACGCAAAAGAGTTGTTTG is a window encoding:
- a CDS encoding flagellin, with the protein product MSRRISPSGENADISASANDAGFRQAMKNMILVAEFGNIGLSTDAQGAIADRARASSNNKSTGSAINEIITSASNLGNSQSRVTNATNHINAQLSILNQTRNDMIGADPTEASAKMIQLQNVLQISYTMTARISKMTLANYI
- the flaF gene encoding flagellar biosynthesis regulator FlaF, with translation MYQMRYEDVMEDDQMGARERESILFDRCIKMLRAAQKAGPSTRETYEAVAFTRKLWIILIEDLGLAENALPTELKASLISIGFFILKEIQRLENGETADFDALVEISKSIRDGLATNPEKSEND
- the flbT gene encoding flagellar biosynthesis repressor FlbT; translated protein: MKMTDKTMHITLRPNEKFYLNGAVLRPDRKVTLELLNDATFLLEAHVMQAEDTNTPLKQLYFTAQVMLIDPDTADKTVMIFIEMLGKMLRTYNDPIILEGLRKCIDLTEQDKIFDVLKVIRGLFDREATIMGKKPAVEKEQKTA
- the fliQ gene encoding flagellar biosynthesis protein FliQ — encoded protein: MNEADAVDMVTAAIWTILVASGPAVGAAMAIGIVIALFQALTQIQEMTLTFIPKIVVIFVVLALTASFVGGQIYSFTQLVYGRIESSF
- the purU gene encoding formyltetrahydrofolate deformylase — encoded protein: MSSFVLTVICPAKRGIIAAISTFLAKNTCNIVNSSQFDDPISKKFFCRIGFDSEGGKAIHDLEDAFRPIAQEFSMKANFFDTRDHMKVLVMVSKFGHCLNDLLYRWRIGALPIDIVGVVSNHLDYQKLVVNNDLPFYHIPVHKDRKQESEDRLFEIISETGTELVVLARYMQILSDRLCKEMPGQIINIHHSFLPSFKGANPYKQAFQRGVKIIGATAHYVTADLDEGPIIEQDIVRVTHAQNADDYVALGRDVEAQVLARAIHAHIHHRVFINDNRTVVFPATPGSYASERMG
- the phnN gene encoding phosphonate metabolism protein/1,5-bisphosphokinase (PRPP-forming) PhnN — translated: MLSNKKPGWFVAIVGPSGAGKDTIINAVHQALKNNPEFLFVRRTITRKAGINSFDGHDETSQNIGNEDNIGVTLEKFFELSEKASFSLQWFAHGIHYALPIGIVDEVRKGKIVIANVSRAELKHAKELFGKVFVIEINAPIGILKERLISRKREKITDIEERLERANIPVHLPKGAKYCYIDNSGNITSAVDKVLSILQKLSSENLSLQAH